CGCATGATCTGCATCTGGGCCTGGCCGCCCATCTGCATACAGGAGCTCATGGTCTCCTCGCACGCGCTGTGACAGGACATGCACGCCTCGACGCAGTCCTGCATCTCCTTGCTCATGGCGGTCGTGCCGGCAGGCTGCTGCATGGTTCCTCCTTGGAGAGGGAGGGCCCGGGGGCGGCCCTCACCCTTCCGTACTACGCTCGTCCGCCCGCGCCCGCTACGGGGCGGACCGGAGGAATCCACTCCGTGCGCGCCGGCCTGCTTACGGCTTCCTGCCCACCCCGCCGAAGTGCGTGACGTCCACGATCTCCTCCCGCGCCGCCTCGGGGCGCCAGCGGGAGCAGGAGACGAGGCCCGGTTCGAGGAGGTCGACGCGGTCGAAGAGGCGCAGGAGGTCCGTACGGCTGCGCAGGGTCATCGGGGCCGAACCCTGGCCGTTCCAGTAGTCCACCGCCGTCCTCATCGCCTCGGCGTCGACCTCCGTGGTGGGGTGGGAGACGACCAGGTAGCTGCCGGAGGGCACGGCGTCCAGGAGACGGTGCACGATGTCGACGGCCTCGTCGGTGTCCATGACGAAGTTGAGGACGCCCAGCATGGTGATGGCGACGGGCTCGTCGAAGTTCAGGATGCGCGCGGCGCGCTCGATGATCGCCCCGGGGTCGTGGACATCGGCCTCGATGTAGTCCGTGACCCCCTCGGGGCTGCTGGTGAGCAGGGCGTGCGCGTGGGCGAGGACGAGGGGGTCGTTGTCGACGTACACGATCCGGCACGACGGGTCGACGCCCTGCGCGACCTCGTGGGTGTTGTCGGCGGTCGGCAGGCCGGTGCCGACGTCCAGGAATTGCCGGACCCCCGCCTCCCCGGCCAGGAACCGCACCGCCCGCGCCAGAAAGCGCCGGTCCGCGACGGCGGAGCGGGGCAGCGCCGGCACGAAGGACAGGATCTGATCGCCGACCTCCTCGTCGACGGGGTAGTGGTCCTTGCCGCCCAGCCAGTAGTTCCAGATCCGCGCCGAGTGGGACACGTCGGTCCGCAGCCGGGCGGTGCGGGCGATGCCTTCGTCGCGGGACGCTGAGGGGTCGGACATGGTGCCTGGTCTCCTTCGGGCAGTACTGATCCGTTTTGGATCGGGTTCCGCCTCAACCTAGGCACAAGTTGTCGGGGATGGGGGGTAGTTGGGCAACTCCGTGGTCTGGCGGAGGGGTGCGCGGCCACGGTCCGCGTACCGTCGTGCCGAGCAGAAGCCCGGAGGGGCAGTCGCGAAGGGTTCACGAAAGCCAGCCGCGATCAAGATCGTCGATGGCAGACGACGGGCCTAGATCGTTTATTCCAGATCGGGAATAGTCCAGAGTCGGCATGGACGTGCAGCGATGTTCCTCCGTAGCGTCGTTGCGGAGGCGCCGAACGGGGCCCGAGAAGAGGAGGCACCGTGGCACGCGAGGGACTCACGCGACTCACCGGCAAGCTCGACGGGCCCAACTGCGATGACGACGACTGCCCGAACGTCTACCGCACGGCAAACGGCTCCCTCGTGGTTCAAGGCAACGTGTCCCACGCCTTCGTAGCACCGGAAGGCGAGGCCTTGGTGGAGATCCCGGAAGCAGTACTCAGGGAGGCCGTACGTGCTCTTGGATGATGACGAGTGGCGTCGGACCTTCGACGCGTACGAACGTGACGCATGGCGGTTCGAGGCCCAGCCCACCTACACGATGCCGAGGGAGGCCGAGAACGTCGCCCGCTTCCTTCGGGGGGAGCCGAAGCCCGCGGACCACAATTCACGCTGGCATGAGCGGGTACGGGGATTTGTGACGTCAGGGCGCTCCATCGGGCGCGTACGAGTCGTGCGGCAGCCGTTGACGGACTATCAGCGGTACCAATTCGCCTGGGGAATCCCCGGAAACATCAAAGCCGGGGAAGACATCCGCATCCTGGATGTCACACAGGATGACTACGGGCTCCCCCTCTCAGGAACGGATTGGTGGATGTTCGACGAAACGCGAATAGTACACCTCAACTTCCGGACGGACGGGACGCAGATCAACCGAGAGTTGTTCACGGGCGATCTTGCTCCGTATTTGGAGTGGAGGCGGATCGCCCTGGCTCACTCCGTACCGTTCGCCGAGTACGTGAAAGAATTCGGGTGACGTTTGATCCTGAGCAGCTGGGACAGTCGCGGACAGATCTAGCAGAAAGGCTCCGCGAACTGCGCAAGCGAGCCGGTCTCACAGGTGACCGGCTCGCTCGTCGCTGCAACATGTCCCAGAGCCAGATCAGTAAGTTCGAGACAGGCAAGAAGACGCCGAAACTGGTGGATGTTGAGCGTATTCTTCGAGCGCTCGACGCTCCCCCTGAACTGGTCTATGAGATTACAGCTCTCGCGCGCATCGCGAATACCGAGTGGCAGGATAAACGCTCTTCCTGGCGTCGAGGCATGGAGAAACGTCAGGCAGAGCTGGCCTCGCTGGAGTCCGACGCGACGGAGTTGAGATACTTCCTTCCTTCTATGATCACTGGCCTGTTGGCCACGCCCGAGTACATTCGCGGCAGCCTGAGCCATACGCCGGGCGACTCATCTAAGACTGCGGCACGCAAGTTGGAGCGCCAGGCCGTTCTCTACGACACGTCGAAGACTTTCACGTTCCTTCTCACGGAGCAGGCAGCAAGGTGGGCGATCCTGACGGCACCTGCTATGGCGGTGCAGATTGACCGTCTTGTTTCACTTTCCCACCTGCCGAACCTTCGCATCGGCGTAGTTCCGTTTGCCACTGTCATGCCCCGAGGCCCGATGAATACCTTCACGATCTATGACGACCGCCTGGCCACGGTGGAGAACTTCACTGGCCGCATGGTTTTTCGGGACTCTCGAGACGTATCCGAGTACCTTGCCGTGTTCTCGATTTTTGAGCAGCAGGCTTGCTTTGATAACGAGGCAAGGGGTTTGCTCCAACAGTGGGCAGATCTCTACCGATGACTGATCTTTAGTCCGTAACTGGAATATTGGCACACCTCACTCGCCACCCGGTGAATCATGAAAGTGTCATGAAACCGGGGAGGGCTGATGGCAGGTACGCAGAAACCTCAGGGGTACGGGCTGACAGAGCTGCCTCCGGAACCGAAAGCAAAACCAGGCTGCGGCGCCTGTCTCGGTATCTGCGTGCGGCGGCAAAACGCCCAGTCCAGAGGCGACTACAGCGCTGTTTCTGACGCGAATGTGGAACTGCGGCGGCACCAGGACGAAGCGCATGCGTCATGAGCAACGGACAGGATTCAGGACTCTTCACCGACTGGCCCTTGCTGACGCTGCGGGTGTCTCGCGACTCCGGGCAGACATGGGAGTCCGAACGGAACGTATTCGCAACGGATGATCTCCCGCCCCTGATGACGAATCAGTGGCCACCGTGTGAGTGCTGGCGCTGCACCAAGCGGTAGGCCCTCTGATCGCCTGGGAGAAATCCGTGTCTGTAGGGATCTGATGAACCTTCATGAGCGAATGAGGAAAGGCAGCAGCTCGCATTCACTTCCCCCAGCACGGTCCCAAGGTCAGCCAGAAAAACAAACTCCCGCCCGGCATGGGCGGCGGCGGTCAGTCATGGCCGCGACAGTTGAACAGGAAGGTGCAGTCATGCTGAACGGAAGTGACCTGTACGCGCTCGACATCGACGGGACCTCGTTCGTGAAGGCGTGCGGCGGTCCCTGCACCGAGGGGTGCGTGACGCTGGCCCGGATCGGCGACAACGCCTGGGCTCTCGGTGACAGCAAGCGGCCGGACGCGGAGCCGCTGCGGTTCACCACGGAGGAGTTGGACGCGGCCGGCATCGATCCGGTGCGGTTCGGCCTGTCCGTCTGACCCTTCTCCCTCGTCGGCCGGTCCCGACCCACCCCTCCATCGCGTCGGGACCGGCCGGCTTCGACTGCGAACACCGAACGGGAACGACTGGTGCACCATCACGGCTATCTGTGGACCGGCCCGAAAGAGCGCTTCGACGCCGAGGCCCTACGGCGACCTCCGCATACCGAGCCGCCTCCGGCTGGCAGCAAGCCGGAACTGATCCAGCGGTACCGGGAGGTGGTAGCGGAGTTCCCCGTAGTGGATCTGCCGCCACTGGAGACGGCCTACTGGCTCGTCAAGCCGCAAGCGCTGGTGCGAGGCACTTGGGACGAGCCGAAAGAGGCAGTCGCGTGGCTTGCCGCGCGGCTGTCCGAGTACGCACCCCGTTTCGCCTTCGCGGCGGAGCGCGACACTGCACACATGGCGAGGCTCGTCAACTCGGCGGTGGAGCGGCTGGGCTGGGGCGGTGACGTGTCGCTCGGCTTCTACCTCGAACGCCCTTCGTATCTCTCCCTGGCGGTGGTGACGTGTTCCCCGAACCGCTCGACTCCTGAGTTGGCCTGCCCTACCTAGTGATCGAAGCAACGAAGAGCCCAGCCAACCTTCGGTGGCTGGGCTGAAACACAGCTACCGAGCGTGCCTTGAGCGATCTGGCAGCTCGGCAGCGTCTCCAGTTCGCTACGCCAACGCCATCCCATGGAGTCTGGGCACGCCCGTTGCAGGAGTCGCCTGTCGGCCCAGTCCCAAGGTCCCGTCGATCGCGAGCCGCGCACGGTCAGGGGCGTCCGGCATCAGGTCCGCGTAATACCGCTCAGTGAAGCTCACCGACGTATGGCCCAGCCAGGCCGAGACCTCTGAGACCGGAACCCCCTGACTCAGAAGCGACGCCGCGTAGAAGTGCCGCAGGCTATGCGACTTGAAGTATTCGACGCCTGCTGTGGCAAGCGCGGGGCGCCAGATCCGGCCGTACCAGTAGTACGGGTACAGCAGTCCAGTGCCTGTCGCGTTGCTGAACAGTAGTTCCTCCTCACCCCAGGTGGCGTGATCCCTGAGGTGGCGGCGCAGGGCCATGCCCACCACATCAGGGAGCGGCACCCGACGGCCTTGCTCTCCGTCCTCACGCCACTTGGTGTGGCGCAGTCGCATGCTGCCGTACCGTCCCGACCCGGTGTCCCGGTCGCAGGCGACTTGCCGGTCGACTGTGATCAGTTGCCGGGTGAAGGAGATTCGGTCGCGGCCGAGTCCCATGGCCTCGCCGAGCCGCAGTCCACAACCGGCCATCAGCCAGAGCATCCCCCGGTACCGCTCCGGGGCGGCTCCGATGACGGCGAGTACCGTCTCCGTCCCAGGGACGTGGACCTCCGCGCGCTGGTCCCGGTACGTCCGGGCGCCGCTCACGGGGAGAGCCACTGCCCGGCACGGGTTGACGTCGACCAGCCCTTTCTCCATCGCCCAACTGAACACCGACATGAGGATGCTGAAGCGGAATCGAACGGTGGAGGGCTTGTGGCCAAGCGAATGGGTCATCCAGTCCACCCACTTCTCGACCTGTGACGAGGTAACGCCCCTGACGCCGTGGTCGCCGAAGAATGGCGCCACGGTCCGAGCCAGGATCGTCCGGTACTGCTTGACGCTGCTGTTCTCCACCCCTCTCGTCGTGGCCCATCGCTCGAAGACCGCCACAAGCGGCTCACCGTCCGTCGGCCCCGCCTCGTTCCCCGTCACGTGCATCGTCCCCCTCCAGGTGCCGCCTGGCCTTCTCGGTCAGGCGGTCCGCAGGTCTGCCCGGCGATCCGTCGAGGAAGCCCATGGCTCGTGCCCGTCGTACGCGTCCGCTGATGGTGTTGCGGCTGAGCCCCCACGCAGTCGCGAGCCTCGTGACAGGGCTTCGATACCCCTGCCGCACCAGGCGCACGTACTCACGTGCCATCAGGGCGTACTCCCGATCCGTCTCGACCCGCTGAAGCACCGCCGCAACGGTGGCCTCGTCAGTCGACCGGCCCAGGCACGCACGCAGTTCCTTCGCCGTTCTGCGGATCTCCGCGAGGGAGATCGATCGCATGAGCTCCGCCGTGATGCCGTCCGTATCGACTCTGGCGTGTGGATCATCAGGCGGATCGATGTGGAGGCTCGCCGGGCCGTCCCATGGCGCGTCGAGCCAGCTCACGACGGTCAGCTTCCAGCCGTGCAGTTCGGCTTCGTGGATGAGCTGCTCGCCATCCAGACGCCATCCCTCGGGCAATTCCTCACCTGATGATGTGGTCACAGGTCGAAACGTAGCGCGGCATACGACGTCCGCCGTGTGCCGGGAAGCCCCCGGCCACACCTGAAGGCTAGGACACGAGACACGACAGAAACCAAGTTCCATGTCTCTGTAATCCAAAAGAGTGAAGGGCGCCCTGCAGGGGGCGCCCTTCGACCGTCAGCTCACCAGCGGTTACGGCAGGTTGCGGGCCATGACTATCCGCTGGATCTGGTTCGTCCCCTCATACACCTGCGTAATCTTCGCATCCCGCATCATCCGCTCCACCGGATAATCCCGCGTATACCCGTATCCACCCAGCAACTGCACCGCGTCCACCGTCACCTCCATCGCCACATCCGACGCGAAACACTTCGCCGCCGCGCCCTGGAAGGTGAGGTCGGAATCACCTCGCTGGGACTTCGCCGCCGCCGCGTACGTCAGCTGGCGGGCCGCCTCGATCTTCATGGCCATGTCGGCGAGCATGAACTGGACGCCCTGGAAGTCGGCGATCGGCTTGCCGAACTGCTTGCGTTCCTGGACGTAGCCCTTCGCGTAGTCCAGCGCGCCCTGCGCGATGCCCAGCGCCTGCGCGGCGATCGTGATGCGGGTGTGGTCCAGGGTCTTCATCGCTGTGGCGAAGCCCGTGCCCTCCTCGCCGATCATGCGGTCGGCGGGGATGCGAACGTTGTCCAGGTAGACCTCGCGGGTCGGAGAGCCCTTGATGCCGAGCTTCTTCTCCGGGGCGCCGAAGGAGACACCCTCGTCCGACTTCTCGACCACGAACGCCGAGATGCCCTTCGAGCGCTTGGTGGGGTCGGTCACGGCCATCACCGTGTAGTACTCCGACTCGCCCGCGTTGGTGATCCAGCGCTTCACGCCGTTGAGGACGTAGTGGTCGCCGTCGCGGACCGCCTTCGTCTTCATGCCGGCCGCGTCCGAGCCCGCGTCGGGCTCGGACAGGCAGTACGAGAACATCGCGTCGCCCTTGGCGAGCGGGGTCATGTACTTCTTCTTCAGGTCCTGCGAGCCGGAGAGGATCACGGGCAGCGAACCCAGTTTGTTCACCGCCGGGATCAGGGAGGAGGAGGCACACACCCGCGCCACCTCCTCGATCACTATCACCGTGGCCAGCGCGTCCGCGCCCGCGCCGCCGTACTCCTCGGGGACGTGGACGGCGTGCAGGTCGTTGGCCACGAGGGCGTTCAGCGCCTCCTGGGGGAAGCGCGCCTCCTCGTCCACCACGGCGGCGTACGGCGCGATCTTCGCCTCGGCCAGCGAGCGGATGGCGTCACGGAGCATGTCGTGCTCCTCGGACGGGCGGTACAGGTCGAAGTCAGCCGATCCGGCCAAGGTCTCTCACGCTCCAAAGAGGCTGCGGGGTGCGGACGCTAATTACCGTTAAGTAACTCAAATTTTAGAGGCCCTCCCACGGGAGTGATACGTGAGCTTGGCGACAGCGGGAAAGTTGCCCGCCAAGGGGCTTTCCCATGCCCCGACTATGCTCTTGCCGCGCGCCCCCACGCGTACTACCCCGCACTACGCCGTCCCCCTGGAGCACCCCATGAGCCTCAAGATCACCGTGATCGGCACCGGCTACCTCGGCGCCACGCACGCCGCGGCCATGGCCGAGCTCGGGTTCGAGGTGCTGGGACTCGACGTCGTGCCCGAGAAGATCGCGAAGCTGGAGCGCGGCGAGGCTCCCATGTACGAGCCCGGCCTCGACGATCTGCTGCGCAAGCACGTCGCCGGCATCGAAGGGTCCAGCGGGCGTCTGAGGTTCACCATGGACTGGGCCGAGGTCGCCGCGTTCGGTGACGTCCACTTCGTGTGCGTGACCACCCCGCAACGTCACGGCGAGTACGCCTGCGACATGTCGTACGTCGACTCCGCGCTCGCCTCCCTCGCCCCGCACCTGACCGGTCCCGCCCTCGTCGTCGGCAAGTCGACCGTCCCGGTGGGGTCCGCCGACCGGCTGGCCCGCTACCTCGCCGACCACGCCCCCGCCGGTACGGACGCCGAACTGGCCTGGAATCCGGAGTTCCTGCGCGAGGGCTTCGCCGTGCAGGACACGCTGCATCCGGACCGGATCGTGGTGGGGGTGCGGAGCGAGCGGGCGGAGCAGCTGCTGCGGGAGGTGTATGCCACGCCGATCGCGGAGGGGTCTCCCTTCGTCGTCACCGACTTCCCGACCGCCGAGTTGGTGAAGACCTCGGCGAACTCCTTCCTCGCCACCAAGATCTCCTTCATCAACGCCATGGCGGAGATGTGCGAGGCCTCCGGTGGCGATGTCGCCAAACTGGCCGAGGCCATCGGGTACGACGACCGGATCGGGAAGAAGTTCCTGCGGGCCGGGATCGGGTTCGGGGGCGGCTGTCTGCCCAAGGACATCCGTGCCTTCATGGCGCGCGCCGGTGAGCTGGGCGCCGACCAGGCGCTGACCTTCCTGCGCGAGATCGACTCGATCAACAT
The nucleotide sequence above comes from Streptomyces sp. NL15-2K. Encoded proteins:
- a CDS encoding SAM-dependent methyltransferase, translated to MSDPSASRDEGIARTARLRTDVSHSARIWNYWLGGKDHYPVDEEVGDQILSFVPALPRSAVADRRFLARAVRFLAGEAGVRQFLDVGTGLPTADNTHEVAQGVDPSCRIVYVDNDPLVLAHAHALLTSSPEGVTDYIEADVHDPGAIIERAARILNFDEPVAITMLGVLNFVMDTDEAVDIVHRLLDAVPSGSYLVVSHPTTEVDAEAMRTAVDYWNGQGSAPMTLRSRTDLLRLFDRVDLLEPGLVSCSRWRPEAAREEIVDVTHFGGVGRKP
- a CDS encoding DUF6879 family protein, translating into MLLDDDEWRRTFDAYERDAWRFEAQPTYTMPREAENVARFLRGEPKPADHNSRWHERVRGFVTSGRSIGRVRVVRQPLTDYQRYQFAWGIPGNIKAGEDIRILDVTQDDYGLPLSGTDWWMFDETRIVHLNFRTDGTQINRELFTGDLAPYLEWRRIALAHSVPFAEYVKEFG
- a CDS encoding helix-turn-helix transcriptional regulator, yielding MTFDPEQLGQSRTDLAERLRELRKRAGLTGDRLARRCNMSQSQISKFETGKKTPKLVDVERILRALDAPPELVYEITALARIANTEWQDKRSSWRRGMEKRQAELASLESDATELRYFLPSMITGLLATPEYIRGSLSHTPGDSSKTAARKLERQAVLYDTSKTFTFLLTEQAARWAILTAPAMAVQIDRLVSLSHLPNLRIGVVPFATVMPRGPMNTFTIYDDRLATVENFTGRMVFRDSRDVSEYLAVFSIFEQQACFDNEARGLLQQWADLYR
- a CDS encoding DUF397 domain-containing protein — encoded protein: MLNGSDLYALDIDGTSFVKACGGPCTEGCVTLARIGDNAWALGDSKRPDAEPLRFTTEELDAAGIDPVRFGLSV
- a CDS encoding site-specific integrase, producing the protein MTGNEAGPTDGEPLVAVFERWATTRGVENSSVKQYRTILARTVAPFFGDHGVRGVTSSQVEKWVDWMTHSLGHKPSTVRFRFSILMSVFSWAMEKGLVDVNPCRAVALPVSGARTYRDQRAEVHVPGTETVLAVIGAAPERYRGMLWLMAGCGLRLGEAMGLGRDRISFTRQLITVDRQVACDRDTGSGRYGSMRLRHTKWREDGEQGRRVPLPDVVGMALRRHLRDHATWGEEELLFSNATGTGLLYPYYWYGRIWRPALATAGVEYFKSHSLRHFYAASLLSQGVPVSEVSAWLGHTSVSFTERYYADLMPDAPDRARLAIDGTLGLGRQATPATGVPRLHGMALA
- a CDS encoding acyl-CoA dehydrogenase → MAGSADFDLYRPSEEHDMLRDAIRSLAEAKIAPYAAVVDEEARFPQEALNALVANDLHAVHVPEEYGGAGADALATVIVIEEVARVCASSSLIPAVNKLGSLPVILSGSQDLKKKYMTPLAKGDAMFSYCLSEPDAGSDAAGMKTKAVRDGDHYVLNGVKRWITNAGESEYYTVMAVTDPTKRSKGISAFVVEKSDEGVSFGAPEKKLGIKGSPTREVYLDNVRIPADRMIGEEGTGFATAMKTLDHTRITIAAQALGIAQGALDYAKGYVQERKQFGKPIADFQGVQFMLADMAMKIEAARQLTYAAAAKSQRGDSDLTFQGAAAKCFASDVAMEVTVDAVQLLGGYGYTRDYPVERMMRDAKITQVYEGTNQIQRIVMARNLP
- a CDS encoding UDP-glucose/GDP-mannose dehydrogenase family protein, with product MSLKITVIGTGYLGATHAAAMAELGFEVLGLDVVPEKIAKLERGEAPMYEPGLDDLLRKHVAGIEGSSGRLRFTMDWAEVAAFGDVHFVCVTTPQRHGEYACDMSYVDSALASLAPHLTGPALVVGKSTVPVGSADRLARYLADHAPAGTDAELAWNPEFLREGFAVQDTLHPDRIVVGVRSERAEQLLREVYATPIAEGSPFVVTDFPTAELVKTSANSFLATKISFINAMAEMCEASGGDVAKLAEAIGYDDRIGKKFLRAGIGFGGGCLPKDIRAFMARAGELGADQALTFLREIDSINMRQRGQMVELARQALGGGPFLGKRVAVLGATFKPDSDDVRDSPALNVAGQIHLQGGQVTVYDPKGMDNARRIFPTLGYADTAVEAVRGADAVLHLTEWREFRELDPAALGEVAASRLILDGRNALDPALWRKAGWTYRAMGRPTA